A region of Kribbella sp. NBC_01245 DNA encodes the following proteins:
- a CDS encoding tetratricopeptide repeat protein, giving the protein MSGTVPPRPEALEGMAEFGSRLRELRVWSGVSYRELHRRIVKARTARGVAEIPAYDTVYRCLQPGRSRLDVELVVDVVRALLADEPDEQAVLAWRQAYQLVTGAASDAAVVNVTDRLPDDLDVFTGRADVLHRLKRSVFEGGRAEPVVVVVDGMAGVGKTRLIVHAAHLLPGVDQVLAVNLRGYDPREPAEPGAVLDAFVRLLGVRVNRLPGVDHTARTAKLGELLKGKRSVLLLDNAASAEQVKPLLPGVPGSVVLITSRRRLDLPGAERLQLGPFTPAESAELLSKSVKPARLQADPDTAERIAVQVGQLPLALALVAGRIEASPDWSLTDHLERLVERGRTLRMDDAVEIALAQSYASLSPAHRTLLRMLALHPGADFDTSAAAVLAAAEEAETSTLLGDLLAGSLLQQRSPGRFEMHDLVRVYAAKCGSDEDPASVRRAAFTRLVDHYRAMAAVAMAVYAPHETDWRPRVMPSVVPLVAPADRDAALAWLEAERVNLVACGLRAAEQDLPGHAVDLSWILYRYLDDAGHYADGEVLHAHAARVAPRASRGKTLSSLGVVYWRLGKFGEAREVYAEALTIATASGDHRERIRALINLGLVLERVGAYAESLANYFQAIEISTMIGSRLATAHALHNVVHLAERLGRYDEAYDRAQECLSMLRETGDRVTEGRTLNSRALVNLSLGRLDQARADAEEAIAIAREVGNRTGEGYALITSGRALGALGAIEPARARLDLALLIAREVANRDAEALALNESGTLHNLAGSPAAGYDQHRAALAIAEELGDPYERARSHLGSARALVRLGNDRAAQAELRLALVLFDRLQTPEADTVATHLAALSA; this is encoded by the coding sequence ATGTCCGGAACCGTACCGCCGCGGCCCGAAGCCCTTGAGGGCATGGCCGAGTTCGGATCACGCCTGCGCGAGTTGCGGGTCTGGTCCGGTGTGTCCTACCGCGAGCTGCATCGCCGCATAGTCAAGGCCCGTACGGCGCGTGGGGTCGCGGAGATCCCGGCGTACGACACGGTCTACCGATGCCTTCAGCCGGGGCGAAGCCGCCTGGACGTCGAGCTGGTCGTCGACGTCGTACGGGCGCTGCTGGCCGATGAGCCCGACGAGCAGGCCGTACTCGCTTGGCGGCAGGCCTACCAACTCGTCACCGGCGCCGCCTCCGACGCGGCCGTGGTGAACGTGACCGACCGCCTCCCCGATGACCTCGACGTCTTCACCGGCCGGGCCGACGTGCTGCACAGGCTCAAGCGGTCGGTCTTCGAAGGCGGCCGTGCGGAGCCCGTGGTCGTCGTGGTCGACGGGATGGCGGGTGTCGGCAAGACCCGGCTGATCGTGCACGCGGCCCATCTCCTGCCCGGTGTGGACCAAGTCCTCGCGGTCAACCTAAGGGGCTACGACCCGCGCGAGCCCGCCGAACCCGGCGCCGTACTGGACGCCTTCGTCCGTCTGCTCGGCGTTCGGGTCAACCGCTTGCCGGGCGTCGACCACACCGCCCGTACGGCGAAACTGGGCGAGCTCCTCAAGGGAAAGCGGTCCGTCCTCCTACTCGACAACGCCGCCTCTGCCGAGCAGGTCAAACCCCTGCTCCCCGGCGTACCCGGCAGCGTGGTGCTGATCACGAGCCGCCGACGCCTCGACCTACCAGGCGCCGAACGGCTGCAACTCGGCCCGTTCACCCCGGCCGAATCCGCCGAGCTGCTGAGCAAGTCGGTCAAACCCGCACGCCTCCAAGCAGATCCGGACACGGCCGAGCGCATCGCCGTACAGGTCGGCCAGTTGCCACTCGCACTCGCGCTGGTCGCCGGCCGGATCGAGGCCAGCCCGGACTGGAGCCTCACCGATCACCTCGAGCGCTTGGTCGAGCGGGGCCGGACGTTGCGCATGGACGACGCCGTCGAGATTGCGCTCGCCCAGTCGTACGCGAGCCTGTCGCCGGCGCATCGCACGCTGCTCCGGATGCTCGCGTTGCACCCGGGCGCCGACTTCGACACCTCGGCCGCCGCCGTACTCGCGGCTGCCGAAGAGGCCGAAACGTCAACCCTGCTTGGCGATTTGCTCGCCGGAAGTCTGTTGCAACAGCGTTCGCCCGGCCGGTTCGAGATGCACGACCTGGTCCGGGTCTATGCCGCGAAATGCGGGAGCGACGAGGATCCGGCGAGTGTGCGCAGGGCGGCGTTCACCCGGCTGGTGGACCATTACCGGGCGATGGCCGCCGTCGCGATGGCGGTCTACGCGCCACATGAGACGGACTGGCGGCCGCGGGTGATGCCGTCCGTCGTACCGCTGGTGGCGCCGGCCGATCGGGACGCGGCCTTGGCGTGGCTGGAGGCTGAGCGGGTCAACCTGGTCGCGTGTGGTTTGCGGGCCGCCGAGCAGGATCTGCCTGGGCATGCCGTCGACCTGTCGTGGATCCTCTATCGCTATCTCGACGACGCCGGGCATTACGCCGACGGCGAGGTCCTGCACGCGCACGCGGCCCGGGTCGCTCCGCGCGCCTCGCGGGGCAAAACGCTGAGCAGCCTCGGCGTCGTCTACTGGCGGCTCGGCAAGTTCGGTGAAGCCCGTGAGGTGTACGCCGAGGCGCTCACGATCGCGACCGCCAGCGGAGACCACCGCGAGCGGATCCGGGCCCTGATCAACCTCGGCCTGGTGCTCGAACGGGTCGGCGCCTACGCCGAATCCCTCGCGAACTACTTCCAGGCCATCGAGATCTCGACCATGATCGGATCCCGGCTCGCGACCGCCCACGCGTTGCACAACGTGGTCCATCTGGCCGAACGGCTCGGCCGGTACGACGAGGCGTACGACCGGGCGCAGGAGTGTCTGTCCATGCTGCGCGAGACCGGCGACCGGGTGACCGAAGGCCGGACCCTGAACAGCAGGGCCCTGGTCAACCTCAGCCTCGGCCGCCTCGACCAGGCCCGCGCGGATGCCGAAGAGGCGATCGCCATCGCCCGCGAGGTCGGCAACCGTACCGGCGAGGGTTATGCCCTGATCACCAGCGGCCGGGCCCTCGGCGCACTCGGCGCGATCGAACCCGCCCGCGCCCGGCTCGACCTGGCCCTGCTGATCGCCCGCGAAGTCGCCAACCGCGACGCCGAGGCCCTCGCCCTGAACGAGTCCGGCACCCTGCACAACCTGGCCGGATCACCCGCCGCCGGGTACGACCAGCACCGCGCGGCCCTCGCCATCGCGGAAGAACTCGGCGATCCGTACGAACGGGCCCGCAGCCACCTCGGCTCCGCCCGCGCCCTCGTCCGCCTCGGCAACGACCGCGCCGCCCAAGCCGAACTCCGCCTCGCCCTGGTCCTCTTCGACCGCCTCCAAACCCCCGAAGCCGACACCGTCGCCACCCACCTCGCCGCCCTCTCCGCCTGA